A part of Silvimonas soli genomic DNA contains:
- a CDS encoding DUF3149 domain-containing protein, whose translation MENTPWETLFFSDIGLLSLFTIGFILVMAVYIFLFVRRNVMNAVDPDTIKKEDHHPQHS comes from the coding sequence ATGGAAAACACCCCTTGGGAAACGCTGTTTTTTTCTGATATTGGCCTGTTGAGCCTGTTCACGATTGGTTTCATTCTGGTGATGGCGGTGTATATCTTCTTGTTTGTTCGTCGCAATGTGATGAACGCTGTTGATCCGGACACCATCAAAAAAGAAGATCATCACCCGCAACACTCGTAA
- a CDS encoding YajQ family cyclic di-GMP-binding protein codes for MPSFDIVSEVNDVEVRNALEQTNKEVSTRFDFKGSDARVDQAEKVLTLFADNDFQLDQVKDILTAKLTKRGVDIRCLDEAKSEKVSGNKVKQAITVRTGISGEEAKKIVKLIKDSKLKVQAAIQGDEVRVSGAKRDLLQECIALVRKSVTDYPVQFQNFRD; via the coding sequence ATGCCCTCATTCGATATTGTTTCTGAAGTTAATGACGTTGAAGTGCGCAATGCGCTGGAACAAACCAACAAAGAAGTGAGCACCCGCTTTGACTTCAAAGGCTCGGATGCGCGTGTAGACCAGGCAGAGAAGGTGCTGACCTTGTTTGCCGATAACGACTTCCAGCTCGATCAAGTGAAAGACATTCTCACCGCCAAACTGACCAAGCGCGGCGTGGACATTCGCTGCCTGGATGAAGCCAAGAGCGAGAAGGTATCCGGCAACAAGGTCAAACAAGCGATCACCGTGCGTACCGGAATCAGCGGTGAAGAAGCCAAGAAGATCGTCAAGCTGATCAAGGACTCCAAACTCAAAGTCCAGGCCGCGATTCAAGGCGATGAAGTACGCGTCTCTGGCGCCAAGCGTGATCTGCTGCAGGAATGTATCGCGCTGGTGCGCAAATCGGTAACTGACTATCCGGTGCAATTCCAGAACTTTCGTGACTGA
- a CDS encoding DinB family protein: MINRAYVQLMSSYNRWMNERLLAMANTLDDDVRHADQGAFFKSVHGTLDHLIRGDRNWLARFSQQPAPIFPAGHLVCASWSELVAMRRHIDAEIDQWAERVSDDWLQQPFKWHSPMYQRDLNMPAWIVVTHFFNHQTHHRGQLTTLLSQLGIDPGVTDLPMLPALEIDPFTF, from the coding sequence ATGATCAATCGAGCGTATGTGCAGTTGATGAGCAGCTACAATCGCTGGATGAATGAGCGCCTGTTGGCCATGGCCAATACTCTGGACGATGATGTTCGGCACGCCGATCAAGGTGCGTTTTTCAAATCCGTCCATGGCACGCTGGATCATCTGATTCGCGGTGATCGCAACTGGCTGGCCCGCTTTAGCCAGCAACCCGCGCCGATTTTCCCCGCTGGGCATCTGGTCTGCGCCAGTTGGTCTGAACTGGTTGCGATGCGTCGACACATTGATGCCGAGATCGACCAATGGGCTGAGCGTGTCAGCGATGACTGGCTGCAGCAGCCTTTCAAATGGCATAGCCCGATGTACCAGCGCGACCTGAACATGCCAGCGTGGATTGTGGTTACTCATTTTTTCAATCACCAGACCCATCATCGTGGTCAGCTGACGACTTTGTTATCGCAACTTGGCATTGACCCCGGCGTGACCGACCTCCCCATGTTGCCGGCGCTTGAGATAGATCCATTTACGTTTTGA